From a single Nitrogeniibacter mangrovi genomic region:
- the fabG gene encoding 3-oxoacyl-ACP reductase FabG, whose protein sequence is MSAVLEGQVALVTGASRGIGRAVALELARMGAYVVGTATSENGAAAIGEAIREAGLKGEGMVLDVTDAAASEAAVATIEKAHGAVGVLVNNAGITRDNLAMRMKDDEWDAVMDTNLKAVFRMSRLVMRGMMKARHGRIVNITSVVGSSGNPGQANYAAAKAGVAGMTRALARELGSRNITVNCVAPGFIDTDMTKALPDAAKDALLGQIAVGRLGQPEEIAAAVAFLASPSASYVTGTTLHVNGGMYMA, encoded by the coding sequence ATGAGTGCAGTGCTCGAAGGACAGGTCGCGCTGGTGACCGGCGCATCTCGCGGGATCGGTCGTGCGGTAGCGTTGGAACTGGCCCGCATGGGTGCCTATGTCGTCGGCACCGCCACCTCCGAGAACGGTGCCGCGGCCATTGGCGAGGCGATTCGCGAGGCCGGCCTCAAAGGCGAGGGGATGGTGCTCGACGTGACCGACGCCGCGGCCAGCGAAGCGGCCGTTGCCACCATCGAAAAGGCGCATGGTGCCGTCGGCGTGCTGGTCAATAATGCCGGCATCACCCGCGACAACCTGGCCATGCGCATGAAGGACGACGAGTGGGATGCGGTCATGGACACCAATCTGAAGGCGGTGTTCCGCATGTCCCGTCTGGTGATGCGCGGCATGATGAAGGCGCGCCACGGGCGCATCGTGAACATCACTTCGGTGGTGGGTAGTTCCGGCAATCCGGGGCAGGCCAACTACGCCGCCGCGAAGGCCGGCGTGGCCGGGATGACGCGGGCGCTCGCCCGCGAGCTGGGCAGCCGCAACATCACCGTGAACTGCGTGGCGCCGGGCTTCATCGACACCGACATGACCAAGGCGCTGCCTGACGCTGCCAAGGACGCGCTGCTGGGCCAGATCGCTGTCGGCCGCCTCGGCCAACCCGAAGAAATCGCTGCCGCGGTCGCCTTTCTGGCGTCGCCGTCGGCTTCCTATGTCACTGGCACGACGTTGCATGTCAATGGCGGCATGTACATGGCGTAA
- the acpP gene encoding acyl carrier protein: MENIEQRVKKIVAEQLGVNESEIKNESSFVDDLGADSLDTVELVMALEEEFECEIPDEEAEKITTVQQAIDYVNAHLNK, from the coding sequence ATGGAGAACATCGAACAGCGCGTCAAGAAGATCGTCGCGGAACAACTCGGTGTTAACGAGTCGGAAATCAAGAACGAATCCTCGTTCGTGGACGATCTGGGCGCAGATTCGCTGGACACCGTGGAACTCGTGATGGCACTGGAAGAAGAGTTCGAGTGCGAGATTCCGGACGAAGAGGCCGAGAAGATCACCACCGTTCAGCAGGCGATCGACTACGTCAACGCCCACCTGAACAAGTAA
- the fabF gene encoding beta-ketoacyl-ACP synthase II, whose protein sequence is MARRRVVITGLGIVSPVGNSIPEAWDNIVNGRSGITEITRFDVSEFPVRIAGEVKGFNVADYLSPKDARRMDIFIHYGLAAGIQAVRDAGIEAPGDSADRFGVNIGSGIGGLPMIEATHNDYLKAGHRKISPFFIPGTIINMISGHLSIMYGFKGPCIAMVTACTTATHCIGESARMIQYGDADVMVAGGAESTITPLAVGGFASARALSTRNDDPATASRPWDTGRDGFVLGEGAGVVVLEEYEHAKARGAKIYAEVIGYGMSADAYHMTAPCEDGDGAARSMTNAIKDSGLALNDFDYINAHGTSTPLGDVAETVAVKRCFGDHAGSLVVNSTKSMTGHLLGAAGGVEAVFTTLAIRDQIAPPTINIFEQDPACDLDYVPNEARKMEIRAALSNSFGFGGTNGTLALARV, encoded by the coding sequence TTGGCACGTCGCAGAGTTGTCATCACCGGTCTGGGTATTGTTTCCCCGGTCGGCAATTCCATCCCGGAGGCTTGGGACAATATTGTCAATGGCCGCTCCGGTATCACCGAGATTACGCGTTTTGATGTCTCCGAGTTCCCCGTGCGCATCGCCGGGGAAGTCAAGGGCTTCAATGTGGCCGACTATCTGTCGCCGAAGGATGCGCGGCGGATGGATATCTTCATCCATTACGGTCTGGCGGCCGGCATCCAGGCCGTGCGGGATGCAGGTATCGAGGCGCCGGGTGACTCGGCGGACCGTTTCGGTGTGAATATCGGCTCCGGCATCGGCGGCCTGCCGATGATCGAAGCCACGCACAACGACTATCTGAAGGCCGGGCATCGCAAGATTTCCCCGTTCTTCATTCCCGGCACGATCATCAACATGATCTCCGGGCATCTTTCCATCATGTATGGCTTCAAGGGGCCGTGCATCGCCATGGTGACGGCATGCACCACCGCGACTCACTGTATCGGCGAATCCGCTCGCATGATCCAGTACGGCGATGCCGACGTGATGGTTGCCGGTGGCGCTGAATCCACGATCACGCCACTGGCCGTCGGCGGTTTCGCGTCGGCACGGGCGTTGTCGACCCGCAACGACGATCCGGCGACCGCAAGCCGTCCGTGGGATACCGGCCGTGACGGTTTCGTGCTTGGCGAAGGGGCCGGCGTGGTGGTGCTCGAGGAGTACGAGCACGCCAAGGCCCGCGGCGCCAAGATCTACGCCGAAGTGATCGGCTACGGCATGAGTGCGGACGCCTATCACATGACCGCCCCTTGCGAGGATGGCGACGGTGCTGCGCGCAGCATGACCAATGCCATCAAGGATTCCGGTCTGGCGCTGAACGATTTCGACTACATCAACGCGCATGGCACCTCCACGCCGCTGGGGGACGTGGCCGAGACCGTCGCCGTCAAGCGCTGTTTTGGCGATCATGCCGGGTCGTTGGTGGTCAACTCGACCAAGTCGATGACCGGGCACCTGCTCGGCGCCGCCGGTGGGGTCGAGGCGGTGTTCACCACGCTCGCCATTCGTGACCAGATCGCGCCGCCGACGATCAACATCTTCGAGCAGGACCCGGCCTGCGATCTCGACTACGTGCCCAACGAGGCGCGCAAGATGGAGATTCGCGCCGCGCTGTCGAACTCCTTCGGATTCGGCGGTACCAACGGCACGCTGGCGCTTGCCCGGGTCTGA
- a CDS encoding protein YgfX → MVKYPRPLYLKPPRSLRQLALSLIIGAVFLVAFQPDAFGAMGGAVMALCAVALWRHAVRCANQSITLLADGYWIPPGGGSPMSLVASSTQLGGVVWLHGRNDEGERCALMLMPDGFVDEQDYRRLCAWYRMSP, encoded by the coding sequence GTGGTGAAATATCCCCGGCCGCTCTACCTGAAGCCGCCCCGCAGCCTGCGCCAACTGGCGCTCTCGCTGATCATCGGGGCGGTTTTTCTTGTGGCTTTCCAGCCCGACGCTTTCGGCGCGATGGGTGGCGCCGTCATGGCGCTGTGTGCCGTGGCGCTATGGCGCCATGCAGTACGCTGCGCGAATCAGTCCATCACCTTGCTTGCCGATGGGTACTGGATCCCGCCCGGTGGCGGGTCTCCCATGTCCTTGGTCGCCAGCAGCACTCAACTGGGCGGTGTGGTCTGGCTGCACGGACGCAATGATGAGGGTGAGCGTTGTGCGCTCATGCTGATGCCGGACGGCTTTGTCGACGAGCAGGATTATCGCCGACTGTGCGCCTGGTATCGCATGTCGCCGTAG